The following are from one region of the Segatella oris genome:
- a CDS encoding DUF4105 domain-containing protein — protein sequence MKRFQYIFRSVLLVFSMSFTHNIQAAQTSSDIYGDSMQISLLTCGPGHEIYSLYGHTAIRFQDLRNHQDLVINYGIFSFRQKYFILRFVFGLTDYEMGIIPYEDFYEEYKSEGRWVKEQTLNLSPQDKQNIALAIDKNYMPENRTYRYNYFYDNCTTRARDILINNMNGFVDYHGYQHFTSSYREEIHQWNKQHQWAKWGNDLLLGLKADRPLSMEERQFLPDSLSHDFQHATVNYGHGKTKELVSKSFYLLSPTPINNMEDNDFFNKFTPNILIFFIVVIAITSTVLQRKARCYYILTFSVLWLVTGLCGFILTAMIFSQHPTVSLNLQIFILNPLNLLLLFPKIRNKRNYQLLIISCYTIGCIGSFFQTFADGIQLLAFVLLITSVMSFRVAQNQHQLL from the coding sequence GTGAAACGTTTTCAATATATTTTCAGAAGTGTACTGCTTGTTTTTTCAATGTCTTTTACACATAATATCCAAGCAGCACAAACATCGTCTGACATTTATGGTGATTCCATGCAAATCAGCCTACTTACTTGTGGCCCAGGACATGAGATTTATTCTCTGTACGGACATACAGCAATAAGGTTTCAGGATTTGAGAAATCATCAAGATCTTGTCATTAATTACGGGATATTCTCATTTCGTCAGAAATATTTTATATTGAGATTTGTTTTTGGTTTGACAGACTATGAAATGGGTATTATACCCTATGAAGACTTCTACGAAGAGTATAAAAGCGAAGGGAGATGGGTGAAAGAACAAACTCTAAATCTTTCACCTCAAGACAAGCAAAATATCGCTTTGGCTATAGATAAAAACTACATGCCAGAAAACAGGACATATCGTTATAATTATTTCTACGATAACTGCACGACAAGAGCACGCGACATCTTAATCAATAATATGAATGGTTTTGTTGATTATCATGGTTACCAACATTTTACATCGTCATATAGGGAGGAAATCCATCAGTGGAACAAACAACATCAATGGGCTAAATGGGGCAACGATTTACTCCTTGGTCTTAAGGCTGACCGCCCACTTTCAATGGAGGAACGACAATTTCTTCCTGATTCCCTAAGTCATGATTTTCAACATGCGACTGTAAACTATGGACATGGAAAAACAAAAGAACTCGTCAGTAAAAGTTTTTACTTGCTCTCTCCCACACCAATAAACAACATGGAAGATAATGATTTCTTCAATAAATTTACACCCAACATTCTGATATTCTTTATCGTTGTGATAGCCATAACATCTACTGTACTACAAAGAAAAGCCAGATGCTACTATATCCTGACTTTCTCTGTTTTATGGTTAGTAACTGGACTTTGTGGTTTTATACTCACTGCAATGATCTTCAGTCAACATCCTACCGTAAGTCTTAATTTACAGATATTCATACTTAATCCGCTCAACCTATTACTACTTTTCCCAAAAATCCGCAATAAGAGAAACTACCAACTTCTCATAATCTCATGTTATACAATAGGATGTATCGGAAGTTTTTTCCAAACTTTTGCAGACGGAATACAACTCTTGGCATTCGTTTTGCTTATAACAAGCGTCATGTCATTCAGAGTCGCACAAAATCAACATCAATTATTATAA